Proteins co-encoded in one Rhopalosiphum maidis isolate BTI-1 chromosome 2, ASM367621v3, whole genome shotgun sequence genomic window:
- the LOC113553448 gene encoding ras-related protein Rab-3, producing the protein MAGQDGKWQKEGSDQNFDYMFKLLIIGNSSVGKTSFLFRYADDSFTSAFVSTVGIDFKVKTVFRHDKRVKLQIWDTAGQERYRTITTAYYRGAMGFILMYDITNEESFNSVQDWVTQIKTYSWDNAQVILVGNKCDMEHERVISYERGKTLADELNIEFFETSAKDNHNVKAVFERLVDIICDKMSESLDSDPTLVAGAKGTRLTEQPQGPNNPNCNC; encoded by the exons ATGGCCGGCCAAGATGGTAAATGGCAGAAGGAAGGGTCTGACCAAAACTTTGATTACATGTTCAAGTTGCTCATCATCGGCAACAGTAGCGTTGGAAAGACTTCGTTCCTGTTTCGATACGCCGACGACAGTTTCACGTCGGCTTTCGTATCCACGGTCGGCATAGATTTCAAAGTAAAAACCGTGTTTAGGCACGATAAAAGAGTCAAACTTCAAATATGG GATACGGCGGGCCAAGAACGTTACAGGACCATCACGACGGCATATTACAGGGGCGCTATGGGGTTCATACTGATGTACGACATCACAAACGAGGAGTCCTTCAACAGCGTACAGGACtg GGTAACACAGATCAAGACGTACTCTTGGGACAACGCGCAGGTGATACTGGTGGGCAACAAGTGCGACATGGAACACGAACGTGTGATATCGTACGAGCGAGGCAAAACGCTAGCCGACGAACTGAACATCGAATTCTTCGAGACGTCCGCCAAAGATAACCACAATGTCAAG GCCGTGTTCGAACGACTCGTGGACATCATATGCGACAAGATGTCCGAGAGCTTGGACTCGGACCCGACACTGGTGGCCGGTGCCAAGGGCACCAGGCTAACTGAACAACCGCAAGGTCCGAACAATCCGAATTGCAACTGTTAA
- the LOC113554143 gene encoding PDF receptor, protein MTTNILTSCDSNSSYNIITSNDKFCNWFYDEKTCWPIAKANTNVSQPCPKEQGFDKMKMAYKYCTEDGNWENVTNLFGSTDYSSCYTPELTEMLEKLGSDYDTKRKLNIAINTGVIEVVGCLVSIVSLIISLCIFIRHKGLLEQRFKIHMNLFVALSLQMFIKLILNIDKLDLFKTKKYHSNVTCLVDCNNQIRLVKDDDNWFFGIMYTPIICEGSQVILEWSKTASFMWMYNEGVYLYRIIKSRVLRINSINFRMYLFGWGLPALMTFVWLLVTMVYYKKSSSVCWWGYSLLPFFWILEGPRMIIIVVNFIILIIVLRELLKKIKSKLSPSNELDIIRKVSKAAIALVPLLGITNFILVILPEPHSKSPELFAFWSYSAHILHSFQGLMVSILYCFMNKEIKKSFDKRMMLQKSRRNFEMEMT, encoded by the exons atgACAACTAATATTCTAACTTCGTGTGATTCTAACTCATCGTATAACATAATTACTTCCAATG aTAAATTCTGCAATTGGTTTTATGATGAGAAAACATGTTGGCCAATTGCAAAAGCCAATACTAATGTATCTCAACCATGTCCAAAAGAACAAGGATTTGACAAAAtga agatGGCTTATAAGTATTGTACAGAAGACGGAAATTGGGAAAATGTAACGAATTTGTTTGGATCAACTGATTATAGTAGCTGTTATACTCCAGAACTAACGGAAATGCTAGAGAAACTTGGATCAGACTACGATACAAAA cgaAAACTTAACATTGCTATTAACACTGGAGTAATTGAAGTAGTCGGATGCCTGGTATCTATTGTTTCATTGATCatatcattatgtattttcatcAGGCATAA AGGTTTATTGGAACAGAGGTTCAAAATACACATGAATTTATTTGTCGCATTATCActacaaatgtttattaaattaattttaaatatcgataaactggatttattcaaaacaaaaaaatatcattcgaATGTAACTTGTCTTGTGGACTGTAATAACCAGATCCGTTTAGTGAAAGATGATGACAATTGGTTTTTTGGAATTATGTATACA ccaATAATTTGTGAGGGTAGTCAAGTCATATTGGAATGGTCAAAAACTGCTAGTTTTATGTGGATGTACAACGAAGGAGTATATctgtatagaattataaaatctagAGTCTTaagaataaattcaataaatttccGTATGTATCTATTTGGTTGGGGTTTACCAGCGTTGATGACGTTTGTATGGTTATTGGTAACAAtggtttattacaaaaaatcatCTAGTGTCTGTTGGTGGGGCTACAGTTTGTTACCCTTTTTTTGGATCCTTGAAGGACCCCGTATGATAATTATAGTA gtaaatttcataatattaatcattgtaTTGAGAGAgctgttgaaaaaaattaaatcaaaattgtcaCCGTCAAACGAGTTGGATATCAtaag AAAAGTATCAAAAGCAGCCATAGCTCTCGTTCCTTTACTTGGGATTACAAactttatattagttatattacctGAACCACAttcaaaaagtcctgaattatTTGCTTTTTGGTCGTATTCTGCACATATATTACACTCATTCCAGGGCTTAATGGTGTCAATACTATACTGTTTTATGAATAAAGAA ATTAAAAAGTCGTTTGATAAACGAATGATGCTCCAAAAATCACGACGAAATTTTGAAATGGAaatgacataa